In the Leptospira sp. WS4.C2 genome, one interval contains:
- a CDS encoding TonB family protein: MHILFEGPKYKALAITFGSHFLLLSALIGYNFQGDIDSTFLKWKEGGTASTVRLQFSSGIGKSAEPSAPNSAHDDGTKTVEDEISEFQNCLSYPALALEQKLEDVCVYKLTVKEDGTLEKIAVVTECRYAVFDLQVRRQLADWQFQYSKGKEFVLPIRFRLDVRD, translated from the coding sequence ATGCACATTCTCTTTGAAGGTCCGAAATATAAGGCACTTGCCATTACGTTTGGATCTCATTTTTTATTACTATCTGCTCTAATTGGCTATAACTTCCAAGGGGACATAGATTCGACATTTTTGAAATGGAAGGAGGGTGGGACTGCATCGACTGTACGTTTGCAATTTTCTTCTGGAATCGGAAAATCTGCTGAGCCGTCCGCCCCAAATTCTGCTCACGATGACGGAACCAAAACCGTGGAAGACGAAATCTCAGAATTCCAAAACTGTTTGAGTTACCCTGCGCTGGCATTGGAACAAAAATTAGAGGATGTTTGTGTTTATAAACTGACTGTCAAAGAAGATGGTACTCTAGAAAAAATTGCAGTGGTCACTGAGTGCAGGTATGCCGTCTTTGATTTACAAGTGCGTCGGCAGCTAGCCGATTGGCAGTTCCAATATTCCAAAGGTAAAGAATTTGTTCTACCCATTAGGTTCCGTTTAGATGTCCGAGACTAA
- a CDS encoding UpxY family transcription antiterminator, whose translation MSETNPPIEESAWYIVYTKPRAEKKLSQLLTKYTLENYVPIRKERKKWTDRFKWIHVPILPSYIFVRIVFWRDKNKVLQLPGSHHFVFHKGQPATVTQDDLDLLEEGLQKYADSLKVSPESVLEKGKKVRIISGSFSGKIMEILKVKNKTLVVLRIPGIDTAITHEIKVDDLAWEELIV comes from the coding sequence ATGTCCGAGACTAACCCCCCGATTGAAGAAAGTGCTTGGTACATCGTTTATACCAAACCCAGGGCCGAAAAAAAACTCAGCCAACTACTTACCAAATATACTTTGGAAAACTATGTTCCCATTCGCAAAGAAAGAAAAAAATGGACCGACAGATTTAAATGGATCCATGTTCCCATCCTTCCCTCTTATATTTTTGTAAGAATTGTCTTTTGGCGGGATAAAAATAAAGTCCTACAATTACCGGGTTCCCACCATTTTGTATTTCACAAAGGCCAACCAGCAACTGTGACCCAAGATGATTTGGATCTACTAGAAGAAGGCCTCCAAAAGTATGCGGACAGTTTAAAAGTAAGTCCCGAATCTGTTTTGGAAAAAGGAAAAAAGGTTCGCATTATCAGCGGATCCTTTTCCGGCAAAATTATGGAAATTTTGAAAGTTAAAAACAAAACCTTAGTTGTTCTAAGGATTCCAGGAATTGACACTGCGATTACCCATGAAATCAAAGTGGATGATTTAGCTTGGGAGGAATTAATTGTATGA
- a CDS encoding SIS domain-containing protein codes for MKEKDTLSIVKQALDDEISSLVHFRDQLDPSVKDCIDLILKSNGKVIVTGVGKSGDIAKKISHTLSSTGTSAYFLHPTDASHGDSGIVGPDDVVLAIGKSGESEELNYILPTLRKIGAKIVGITANAKSKLASLSDIVIITPVLKEACPLDLAPTSSTTIALVLGDAIAVALMELKNFQANDFALYHPAGRLGKRLSLYLSDVMRKGERNASIAVDANLETILKEITEKGIGATGVVDSKSKLIGLITDYDIRKYLTKNTLLPTVTAKDMMNANPSSFRPEEKAYDVLIKMESRERPISVAPVVDETGQFVGMISLHDLLQKGL; via the coding sequence ATGAAAGAAAAAGATACGCTATCTATAGTAAAACAAGCATTAGATGATGAAATTTCATCCCTTGTTCATTTCCGTGACCAACTCGATCCATCAGTTAAAGATTGTATCGATTTGATTTTAAAATCGAATGGCAAAGTCATAGTAACGGGTGTGGGCAAGTCCGGAGACATTGCCAAAAAAATTTCGCATACACTTTCTTCCACGGGAACCTCAGCTTATTTTTTACATCCAACGGACGCATCCCATGGCGATTCAGGGATTGTAGGACCAGATGATGTAGTCCTTGCCATCGGTAAAAGTGGCGAATCCGAAGAGCTAAATTACATATTACCCACACTCAGAAAAATTGGAGCAAAAATTGTAGGAATCACTGCAAACGCCAAATCCAAGTTAGCATCCCTTTCTGATATTGTTATCATCACTCCCGTATTAAAAGAAGCTTGCCCTTTAGATTTAGCCCCTACCTCGAGTACAACCATTGCCTTAGTACTCGGGGATGCAATCGCTGTGGCACTGATGGAATTAAAAAACTTTCAGGCGAACGATTTTGCCTTATATCATCCCGCAGGCCGACTGGGAAAACGTCTTTCTTTGTACCTATCCGACGTTATGCGAAAAGGGGAAAGAAACGCTTCGATTGCTGTGGATGCTAATCTGGAAACTATCTTAAAAGAAATTACGGAAAAAGGAATTGGTGCTACGGGTGTAGTGGATTCAAAATCTAAACTCATTGGTCTCATCACTGATTACGATATTCGTAAATATCTAACAAAAAATACTCTTTTACCCACTGTGACTGCAAAAGATATGATGAATGCAAATCCAAGTAGTTTCCGACCAGAGGAAAAAGCCTATGATGTTTTAATCAAAATGGAAAGTCGGGAACGTCCTATTTCTGTTGCACCGGTTGTGGATGAAACAGGTCAGTTTGTAGGAATGATTTCCCTTCACGATTTATTACAAAAAGGACTATAA
- a CDS encoding type I 3-dehydroquinate dehydratase → MPESYKIIATVGEDDLRHLQKKDVKEIDVIEVRLDLFSRNYIQKEMKKKLKALGLPVLFTYRRAEDSSVRSYVKLFHEDVEGILKDFNDNANYLDIELNREDTIFRNYETLNYRIIYSYHSFKKSILANEMMNYINKAKPVKKKNPIFKFAITPEDIEETADFLNDIKLLSKSNTMIGISMGELGIISRVFGDKFHSSFTYMTLGNPKAPGQISVDTFKKLRADLFKSPSSGKDSKED, encoded by the coding sequence ATGCCTGAATCTTATAAAATCATAGCTACTGTTGGCGAAGATGATCTCCGCCATCTACAAAAAAAGGATGTTAAAGAAATCGATGTGATCGAAGTCCGATTGGATCTTTTTTCTAGAAACTACATCCAAAAAGAAATGAAAAAAAAGCTCAAAGCTTTAGGTCTTCCTGTGCTTTTCACCTACCGCAGGGCAGAAGATAGCAGTGTTCGTTCCTATGTGAAACTTTTCCATGAAGATGTGGAAGGTATTTTAAAAGATTTTAACGATAATGCGAATTATTTAGATATCGAATTGAATCGCGAAGATACTATCTTTCGTAATTATGAAACTCTCAACTATCGAATTATCTATTCCTATCATTCGTTTAAAAAATCCATCCTTGCAAATGAAATGATGAATTACATTAATAAGGCAAAACCTGTAAAAAAGAAAAACCCTATCTTTAAATTTGCAATCACACCGGAAGACATTGAAGAAACAGCAGATTTTTTAAATGATATTAAACTTTTATCAAAATCCAATACAATGATCGGAATCTCTATGGGAGAACTGGGAATTATCTCTCGAGTTTTTGGAGACAAATTTCATTCCTCTTTCACCTACATGACATTAGGCAATCCAAAAGCTCCTGGCCAAATTTCTGTAGATACCTTTAAAAAACTAAGAGCCGATTTGTTTAAAAGTCCAAGTTCTGGAAAGGATTCTAAAGAAGATTAG
- a CDS encoding tetratricopeptide repeat protein has translation MESVRKYLSLVFIIVILHTTVFAIDSDAMKEGKKAFSKKAYGEAIKKFTKHADSHPQDGEAYMYLGYIYEYKKDYPKSIQNFRRAADLDLDKDQRKTVLLKLALFFNYHQDWNSSATYAARYLKYDPKNEEVQKIYNRAVGNKGNPSSTQNYTHTVRVESKPAEPKQSDSKKDTSKKVEEVSDNSEGTKPSEYYEQVLVGQPNLEDVRWDYVLALFEEKKYDLAETNLKNLIEKNPSRSRYHYKLGIVKLRQDDPKSAIESFERAKKNPFSKDTNVFLYYVYLNEGIAFQKLAELDKAEISFQQAYKQLQKDPPLLALARLYEQKSDWENCISSADKALSLNPEQIESHIFRFVCMFEAGKRTKKFDNSFAKYSEFIDSKYPDLTQTPEKYQVGFIKLARRFTETNAFDKAETYFSLLEKVPANLESREFLFYRGRNYFYSGKVDAAISILQKVSGSSSGYYLLARCYSKKGDLSKTKEQFKLAADLKPDYWTSESLEKDFKDVWKDVSFREFIKTKAGTVSAQSQP, from the coding sequence TTGGAATCCGTGCGGAAATATCTTTCCTTAGTTTTTATCATTGTAATCCTTCACACTACAGTCTTCGCCATTGACAGTGATGCGATGAAGGAAGGCAAAAAAGCTTTTTCAAAAAAAGCTTACGGCGAAGCGATTAAAAAATTTACAAAACATGCCGACTCACACCCGCAAGACGGTGAAGCGTATATGTATTTGGGATATATCTATGAATATAAAAAAGATTATCCTAAATCCATTCAAAACTTTAGAAGAGCTGCCGATTTGGATTTGGACAAAGACCAAAGAAAAACAGTCCTTCTAAAACTCGCACTTTTTTTTAACTATCACCAAGATTGGAATTCATCGGCTACTTATGCGGCTCGTTATCTGAAATATGATCCAAAAAATGAAGAAGTACAAAAGATATACAACCGCGCTGTGGGAAATAAAGGGAATCCTTCTTCTACTCAAAATTATACTCATACAGTGAGAGTAGAATCCAAACCTGCGGAACCAAAACAATCGGATTCAAAAAAAGATACCTCTAAAAAAGTAGAAGAAGTTTCCGATAACTCCGAAGGTACAAAACCAAGCGAGTATTATGAACAAGTTTTGGTAGGCCAACCAAATTTGGAAGATGTTCGTTGGGATTATGTTCTGGCTTTATTTGAAGAAAAAAAATATGACCTAGCGGAAACCAATCTAAAGAACCTGATCGAAAAAAATCCATCTCGCTCTAGATACCACTACAAACTTGGGATTGTTAAATTAAGACAAGATGATCCTAAGTCGGCAATTGAGTCCTTTGAACGTGCCAAAAAAAATCCATTTTCAAAAGACACAAATGTTTTTTTGTATTATGTATATCTGAACGAAGGGATCGCCTTCCAGAAGTTAGCTGAATTAGATAAAGCAGAAATCTCTTTCCAACAAGCATACAAACAATTACAAAAAGACCCTCCACTTTTGGCTTTAGCAAGATTGTATGAACAAAAATCCGATTGGGAGAATTGTATATCTTCGGCAGACAAAGCCCTTTCTCTGAATCCAGAACAAATAGAATCTCATATATTTCGTTTTGTCTGTATGTTTGAGGCAGGCAAAAGAACAAAAAAATTCGATAATAGTTTTGCTAAGTATTCAGAATTTATTGATTCAAAATATCCTGACTTAACCCAAACCCCAGAAAAATACCAAGTGGGATTCATTAAACTCGCAAGACGTTTTACGGAAACCAATGCTTTCGACAAAGCAGAGACTTATTTTTCTCTTTTGGAAAAAGTTCCTGCAAATTTAGAATCAAGGGAGTTTTTGTTCTATCGTGGCCGGAATTATTTTTATTCAGGCAAGGTAGATGCGGCCATTTCTATTCTACAAAAAGTTTCTGGTTCTTCTTCTGGATACTATCTGCTTGCTCGATGTTACTCTAAAAAAGGGGATCTTTCCAAAACCAAAGAACAATTTAAGTTAGCTGCTGATTTAAAACCTGATTATTGGACTTCTGAGTCTTTAGAGAAAGATTTTAAAGATGTTTGGAAAGATGTAAGTTTTCGCGAATTTATTAAAACAAAAGCGGGCACTGTGAGTGCCCAGTCACAACCGTAA
- a CDS encoding GMC family oxidoreductase N-terminal domain-containing protein, which yields MGIPIFNEKIITPKKHSDIIKENQIQNGKWELSADVVVIGSGAGGAVAASELARNGWKVVLIEEGSYFTPAQFNSDEFISQARLYRDAGFIVTEEQTLSILQGKSIGGSTTVNWQTSLYPPDYVTTEWSERFGWQGYSREEMDSFVSEVHERLGVHEVPDNLVNANNNVLRVGGKKIGLTPQVLRNNNRGCIGLGRCGLGCPINAKQSAFLTWIPDAIEAGAIVVSNMRAAKIKEGKIKTVIAEFTPDAYETAPSQVIEIMEIKAPVVIVSAGAIEGPALLQRSGIGNGWVGRNLKVHPTSTIFGKFDSEIKMFHGPPQSIVIKDGHNQNGTGYGFWLEAAPYRPTLASSLVPFYGKQQFDVMKDYTKYNAGIVLVRDGADGEANASVKYSLGRRKVYFELTPTDGLNMLKGLKALAEVTVAAGAKELIFPFTRFTEPYKVTGNDNFDWILKESTRPGDLTVGSAHPHGSIQSANDPEKGAVDLNLEIYGHKNIFVMDASVYPTGLSVNPQITTMSIVLRASRNLAAQKEERTKI from the coding sequence ATGGGAATTCCTATTTTTAACGAAAAAATTATCACTCCAAAAAAACATTCAGACATTATCAAAGAGAATCAAATCCAAAACGGAAAATGGGAACTGAGTGCCGATGTTGTTGTCATTGGCTCTGGTGCAGGTGGTGCCGTCGCAGCAAGCGAACTCGCACGTAACGGTTGGAAGGTGGTCCTCATCGAAGAAGGCAGTTACTTCACTCCTGCACAATTCAATTCTGATGAATTCATCTCGCAAGCAAGACTCTATCGCGATGCAGGGTTTATCGTCACGGAAGAACAAACATTATCGATTTTGCAAGGGAAGTCAATCGGTGGTTCCACAACTGTCAACTGGCAAACATCTTTATATCCTCCAGACTACGTAACAACGGAATGGAGTGAACGATTTGGCTGGCAAGGATATTCAAGAGAAGAAATGGATTCCTTTGTTTCCGAAGTTCATGAAAGGTTGGGTGTCCATGAAGTTCCAGATAATTTAGTTAATGCCAACAACAATGTCCTTCGAGTCGGTGGGAAAAAAATTGGTCTCACTCCACAAGTGCTTCGAAACAACAACCGAGGTTGTATTGGACTTGGTCGGTGTGGACTTGGTTGTCCTATCAATGCCAAACAATCGGCGTTTTTAACTTGGATTCCCGATGCGATTGAAGCCGGTGCCATCGTAGTTTCCAATATGCGTGCCGCAAAAATCAAAGAAGGAAAAATCAAAACTGTTATTGCCGAGTTTACACCCGATGCTTATGAAACGGCACCTTCGCAAGTGATCGAAATTATGGAAATCAAAGCGCCGGTCGTGATTGTGAGTGCCGGTGCCATCGAAGGTCCTGCTCTTTTACAAAGGAGTGGGATTGGGAATGGATGGGTAGGTAGAAATTTAAAAGTCCATCCAACATCCACTATCTTTGGTAAGTTTGATTCAGAAATCAAAATGTTCCATGGCCCACCGCAGTCTATCGTGATCAAAGATGGGCACAATCAAAATGGGACTGGTTACGGTTTCTGGTTGGAAGCGGCCCCTTACAGACCAACTCTTGCCTCATCTCTTGTTCCTTTTTACGGCAAACAACAGTTTGATGTCATGAAGGACTACACTAAATACAATGCAGGGATTGTTCTTGTGCGTGATGGTGCCGATGGAGAGGCCAATGCGAGTGTAAAATACAGTTTGGGACGAAGAAAGGTCTACTTTGAACTAACACCTACAGATGGTCTGAATATGCTAAAAGGATTAAAGGCCCTTGCAGAAGTGACAGTGGCAGCTGGTGCGAAGGAACTCATTTTTCCTTTCACCAGATTCACAGAGCCTTACAAAGTCACAGGAAACGATAACTTTGATTGGATTTTGAAAGAAAGTACGAGACCGGGTGACCTAACTGTTGGTTCTGCGCATCCTCATGGGTCCATTCAGTCAGCAAACGATCCAGAAAAGGGCGCTGTTGATTTAAATTTGGAAATTTATGGTCATAAAAACATATTTGTCATGGATGCCTCTGTTTACCCTACAGGACTTTCGGTGAACCCACAAATAACGACAATGAGTATCGTTCTCAGAGCATCGCGAAATTTGGCCGCACAAAAAGAAGAAAGAACGAAGATCTAA
- a CDS encoding peptidoglycan recognition family protein: MRENFKKRFRDRVKGVYGSKSLFLVMILNPLCQNLVKLSLIFLISTGCIGIFRKAPDYPSIRIQGLVSYSELESAKNIKWNLLSKSRDPKSISAIILHNSGKRTLPNFLKLSVDNQFMFHVYVDSEGNIFGDPNFLNHEWSAAPGIDLESIHIVYEGTQETLYNNRKQRAVLNGVISYLTEELDIPKSNYDIISKRGIFTHNQTKRRFGGFVDFSPCGSELALKQILSEIDGKFYEEDDWKDRFVTGWVLKKENKEILKETFKPTNGRGITKAEKINIARIEKDEKGFPPEEYRVKYLFRGKIKPSCVVLHYTAISEYFKSLRTLEARNLTASIMVDNNGKAYQLVDVLEDRAAAATGTNDNCIQIEIVAKDTEELLKQPEQIQTVKELVIELTSKYKIPLSNEKVEDLIGVFSHTQAKKKWGGSIFLSAKDFDPGEEYMEMILNSIGGKYYSESEWKNRKSIDWAILYRNFQP, from the coding sequence TTGAGAGAAAACTTTAAGAAACGATTTCGCGATAGAGTAAAGGGTGTATACGGCTCCAAGTCTCTTTTCCTTGTTATGATTTTGAACCCATTGTGTCAGAATCTTGTAAAATTATCACTCATTTTCCTTATTTCCACTGGATGTATTGGTATTTTTCGAAAGGCTCCTGACTATCCATCCATTCGTATCCAAGGTTTGGTATCCTATAGCGAACTAGAGTCGGCTAAGAATATAAAATGGAATTTACTTTCCAAATCTCGTGATCCAAAATCTATTTCAGCCATCATCCTTCATAATTCAGGAAAACGAACGCTCCCTAACTTCCTGAAACTTTCTGTGGACAATCAATTTATGTTTCATGTCTACGTGGACTCGGAAGGTAATATTTTTGGAGATCCTAATTTTTTGAATCATGAATGGTCGGCAGCACCTGGAATTGATTTAGAATCGATTCATATAGTTTACGAAGGCACCCAAGAAACTCTCTATAATAACCGCAAACAACGTGCCGTTTTAAACGGTGTTATTTCCTATTTGACAGAGGAACTCGACATCCCAAAATCCAACTACGATATCATCTCCAAACGAGGAATTTTTACGCACAATCAAACCAAACGAAGGTTTGGCGGGTTTGTGGATTTTTCTCCGTGCGGGAGTGAACTTGCACTCAAACAAATCCTTTCTGAAATTGATGGAAAATTTTATGAAGAAGACGATTGGAAGGATCGTTTTGTCACTGGTTGGGTCTTAAAAAAAGAAAACAAAGAAATTTTAAAAGAAACCTTCAAACCCACCAATGGCCGAGGGATCACAAAAGCGGAAAAGATCAACATAGCGCGGATTGAAAAAGATGAGAAAGGTTTTCCTCCCGAAGAATACAGAGTCAAATATTTGTTTCGCGGAAAAATCAAACCTAGTTGTGTTGTTTTACATTACACTGCCATTTCTGAATATTTTAAATCTCTTCGCACACTCGAAGCAAGAAACTTAACCGCATCCATCATGGTGGACAATAATGGAAAAGCCTACCAACTAGTTGATGTTTTGGAAGACAGAGCTGCTGCTGCCACTGGCACTAACGACAATTGTATACAAATTGAAATTGTGGCCAAGGATACAGAAGAACTTTTAAAACAACCAGAACAAATCCAAACTGTAAAAGAATTGGTCATCGAACTCACATCCAAGTATAAGATTCCTCTCTCTAATGAAAAAGTGGAAGACTTAATCGGTGTCTTTAGTCATACCCAGGCCAAGAAAAAATGGGGTGGGTCCATCTTTTTGAGTGCAAAAGACTTTGATCCAGGCGAAGAGTATATGGAAATGATACTAAATTCAATTGGTGGCAAATACTATAGTGAATCAGAATGGAAAAATCGAAAGTCAATCGACTGGGCCATTTTATATCGTAACTTTCAACCATAA
- the pepN gene encoding aminopeptidase N: MKQILQILSLLSTVLVLDCHLKKPTYHLTQSEAEGRFEILEDIHYELDVHLTPKDSFEGKVKIRFLGKKLKDLRLDYYEGKIKSIILNEEDLTNLAYENGHIQLPTNYLMIGNNTLTVLFETPYAKTGNGLHKFTDPDDKEVYLYSQFEAFHANKMFPCFDQPDLKATFQLNATVPKNWKVISTTLPQALTKGTNPDEVTHSFPESAKIATYVFSLHAGPYQVWEDQYDSVPLRLFVRKSLAKYVDPKDWFTFTKEGFAFFNSYFGIPYPFLKYDQIIVPEFNFGAMENVAAVTFSERFVSRAPMTRSQRENLSDVVLHEMAHMWFGNLVTMRWWNGLWLNESFATYMASLAQAKNSEFKETWISFFEKMKQWAYEEDSFITNHPVEAKVSDTEEAFTQFDGITYGKGASVLKQLVYFIGEDAFQRGVQNYLRKYSYSNSTLTDFLKELEFASGFPMKKWSKDWLETKGTNQVELTTLCADNKFYWKIVQSAPGTENKLRDHKTILGLYFFDKTNKQLSFEEASVIYSGRSTNAIFPVKSCPDYSFINAEDHDFAIWKWTEPNKDNLEYVLEYDTDPMRKLILWTDYFRQVQLANITFDEFKDTAIRLFPKESDTKIKRWILSRLAGDNGSTYVTSRYWFPEEKRMRDFDALQSFLWEELNKAKPGSDEQRYLFVSLIDSTYTITAKKRLYDFLENKLSVSGLKIDQDLRWNLIVKLSSLEKERTQIQAILEREKKVDPSSRGVNSGLAAEGAEPNRSVKEKWIQILLDPKKSKFSSSTLRVVSYSLFPENQKDIQLSFLDTYLDALDRFSNGEDENYLDAFAKSLAPDFCTDETLLILKKFTGNHPRLPAPVKKTLLKQIDSEKKCIQIKNKHKELINN; the protein is encoded by the coding sequence ATGAAACAAATTTTACAAATTCTTTCCTTACTTTCTACCGTTTTGGTTTTGGATTGCCATCTGAAAAAACCAACATACCACCTAACTCAATCTGAGGCTGAAGGTCGATTTGAAATTTTAGAAGACATTCATTATGAACTAGATGTTCATTTAACTCCGAAAGATTCCTTCGAAGGAAAAGTCAAAATCCGATTTTTGGGAAAAAAACTAAAAGACCTACGTTTGGATTATTATGAAGGAAAAATCAAATCAATCATTCTGAATGAAGAAGATTTAACCAATCTTGCTTACGAAAACGGCCACATCCAACTTCCGACAAACTATCTTATGATTGGAAATAACACTCTTACAGTTTTATTCGAAACCCCTTATGCCAAAACGGGAAACGGTCTTCATAAATTCACAGATCCAGATGATAAAGAAGTGTATCTTTATTCTCAATTTGAAGCCTTCCATGCGAATAAAATGTTCCCTTGTTTTGACCAACCCGATCTAAAAGCGACTTTCCAACTGAATGCGACCGTTCCGAAAAATTGGAAAGTGATTTCTACCACTCTTCCCCAAGCCCTTACCAAAGGTACAAACCCAGATGAGGTAACTCATTCCTTTCCAGAATCAGCAAAAATCGCGACCTATGTTTTTTCACTTCACGCCGGCCCTTACCAAGTTTGGGAAGATCAATATGACTCCGTCCCGTTACGACTCTTTGTTCGAAAATCACTCGCCAAATATGTAGATCCCAAAGACTGGTTTACCTTTACAAAAGAAGGATTTGCTTTTTTTAATTCTTATTTTGGAATTCCTTATCCATTCCTAAAATATGACCAAATCATTGTTCCCGAATTTAATTTTGGTGCTATGGAAAATGTAGCAGCTGTTACCTTTTCTGAACGTTTTGTATCTCGTGCTCCCATGACAAGATCCCAAAGAGAAAACCTATCCGATGTAGTTTTACATGAAATGGCACATATGTGGTTTGGGAATTTAGTCACTATGCGATGGTGGAATGGGTTGTGGTTGAATGAAAGTTTTGCGACCTATATGGCAAGTTTAGCTCAAGCAAAGAATTCTGAATTCAAAGAAACATGGATTAGTTTTTTTGAAAAAATGAAACAATGGGCCTATGAAGAAGATAGTTTTATCACAAACCACCCCGTTGAAGCAAAAGTATCCGATACAGAAGAAGCCTTCACACAATTTGACGGAATCACTTATGGAAAAGGTGCTTCCGTTCTCAAACAATTGGTTTATTTTATAGGAGAAGATGCCTTTCAACGTGGCGTGCAAAATTACCTTCGTAAGTATTCCTATTCCAATTCTACACTCACTGACTTTTTAAAGGAACTGGAATTTGCCAGTGGGTTCCCTATGAAAAAATGGTCCAAAGATTGGTTAGAAACTAAAGGGACCAACCAAGTGGAACTCACAACACTTTGTGCCGATAACAAGTTCTATTGGAAAATTGTCCAATCAGCTCCTGGTACGGAAAATAAACTCAGAGATCATAAAACCATACTCGGTCTTTACTTTTTTGATAAAACAAACAAACAATTATCCTTCGAAGAAGCCTCCGTGATTTATTCTGGGCGCTCAACCAATGCTATTTTTCCTGTAAAATCTTGTCCCGATTATAGTTTCATCAATGCCGAGGATCATGACTTTGCCATTTGGAAATGGACAGAACCTAACAAGGATAATTTGGAATATGTTTTAGAATATGATACAGACCCAATGCGAAAACTCATTTTGTGGACGGATTATTTTAGACAAGTTCAACTTGCCAATATCACATTTGATGAATTCAAAGACACAGCGATCCGTTTATTTCCAAAAGAATCGGATACCAAAATCAAACGTTGGATTTTGTCACGTTTGGCAGGTGACAACGGATCTACCTACGTAACGAGTCGCTATTGGTTTCCAGAAGAAAAACGAATGCGTGATTTCGATGCTTTACAAAGTTTTTTATGGGAAGAACTGAACAAAGCAAAACCAGGAAGTGATGAACAGCGCTACCTTTTTGTTTCCTTAATCGACTCTACCTACACAATCACCGCAAAAAAAAGATTATATGATTTTTTAGAAAACAAACTCTCAGTATCTGGATTAAAAATTGATCAAGATTTACGTTGGAACCTAATTGTAAAACTCAGTTCCCTGGAAAAAGAAAGAACACAAATCCAGGCCATTCTCGAGCGAGAGAAAAAAGTAGATCCTTCTAGCAGAGGAGTAAACTCTGGTTTGGCGGCCGAAGGAGCAGAACCCAATCGGTCTGTAAAAGAAAAATGGATTCAAATTCTTTTAGATCCGAAAAAAAGCAAATTCTCTTCCTCGACTCTACGTGTAGTTTCTTATTCCCTATTTCCCGAAAATCAAAAAGACATCCAATTGAGTTTCCTGGATACATATTTAGATGCTCTAGACAGATTCAGTAACGGCGAGGATGAAAATTATTTAGATGCCTTTGCTAAAAGTTTGGCGCCAGACTTTTGTACTGATGAAACACTACTTATTTTAAAGAAGTTCACAGGCAACCACCCCCGCCTTCCTGCACCGGTGAAAAAAACTCTTTTGAAACAAATTGATTCTGAAAAAAAATGCATCCAGATAAAAAACAAACATAAAGAACTGATTAACAACTAA
- a CDS encoding TRL-like family protein: MNRVFSFFILVVLISSLFFGNCASPGFGPRGFLYTKAKIGIFGTGETSKRRATSCVHSVLGLISFGDASLEFLKSRSKIQNVTETNWTTFAILGIYANLCVEISGNE; this comes from the coding sequence TTGAATCGAGTTTTTAGCTTTTTTATATTAGTAGTTCTGATCTCTAGTTTGTTTTTTGGCAACTGTGCCTCCCCGGGCTTTGGTCCCAGGGGATTTTTGTACACAAAAGCAAAAATTGGAATTTTTGGAACCGGTGAAACTTCGAAACGGAGAGCAACATCTTGTGTACACTCTGTACTCGGACTTATTTCCTTCGGAGATGCTTCTTTGGAATTTCTAAAGTCTAGATCCAAAATTCAAAATGTTACAGAAACCAATTGGACAACATTTGCCATCCTTGGCATTTATGCGAACCTATGTGTAGAGATCTCAGGAAACGAATGA
- a CDS encoding TRL domain-containing protein encodes MKPKHISLYSFTLGLLILFGSFSTSCVNLGQPQGLGPTGLLYASYSLGLSERNLPKLPLKKGKACVKRYGFFFTTGNASIGSAANAGGIGDIYRIEKEATNYLSLYSSLCTVVWGI; translated from the coding sequence ATGAAACCGAAACATATCTCTTTGTATTCATTCACTCTCGGACTTTTGATTCTTTTCGGAAGTTTTTCTACCAGTTGTGTGAACTTGGGGCAACCGCAAGGTTTGGGCCCAACAGGACTTTTGTATGCCTCCTATTCCTTAGGCCTATCCGAACGAAATTTGCCCAAACTCCCTTTAAAAAAAGGGAAGGCATGTGTAAAACGGTATGGATTTTTTTTCACCACCGGCAATGCCAGCATCGGTTCTGCTGCTAATGCTGGTGGGATCGGGGATATCTATCGAATCGAAAAAGAGGCAACTAATTACCTCTCTCTCTATTCTTCGCTTTGTACTGTGGTTTGGGGAATTTAA